The Salvia miltiorrhiza cultivar Shanhuang (shh) chromosome 1, IMPLAD_Smil_shh, whole genome shotgun sequence genome has a window encoding:
- the LOC131001656 gene encoding thioredoxin reductase NTRC encodes MSICFKEISYCPKPMAVTPYLHPKITNGIVSGAGPHFGFGFRARPITTLSSLSAMATTPSTLSNALLPSRSNLIFLKGAAFTRRRAAGFSPRPSHLRIYSSPFRVAVSAVSSAEEEPTSSAGGIENLVIIGSGPAGYTAAIYAARANLKPVVFEGFQVGGVPGGQLMTTTEVENFPGFPDGITGPDLMDRMRKQAERWGAELYQEDVEFIDLKNRPFTVKSSEKEVNCHSIIYATGATARRLGLPREEEFWCRGISACAICDGASPLFKGQVLAVVGGGDTATEEALYLTKYARHVHLLVRKDHLRASKAMQDRVLYNPNITVHFNTEAVDVVSNNKGQMSGILVRKIDTNEESVLEVKGLFYGIGHSPNSQLLEGQVDLDSSGYVLVEEGSAKTSVEGLFAAGDVQDHEWRQAVTAAGSGCIAALSVERYLTSENLLIEFHQPVTEEVKKEFSDRDVQEGFDITITKHRGQYALRKLYHESPRLVMVLYTSPTCGPCRTLKPILSKVIDEFNQHVHFVEIDIEEDPEIAEAAGIMGTPCVQFFKNKEMIRTVSGVKMKKEYREFIEANK; translated from the exons ATGAGTATTTGTTTTAAAGAGATATCGTATTGTCCGAAACCAATGGCAGTCACTCCCTACCTCCACCCAAAGATAACAAACGGCATCGTTTCCGGTGCCGGACCTCATTTCGGATTCGGGTTCCGAGCCCGGCCCATTACCACCCTTTCGTCTCTCTCAGCAATGGCGACCACTCCTTCCACTCTCTCCAACGCTCTCCTTCCCTCTCGGAGCAATTTAATCTTCCTCAAGGGCGCTGCCTTCACCCGCCGCCGAGCCGCCGGATTCTCGCCTCGGCCGAGTCACCTCCGGATTTACAGCTCTCCTTTCCGCGTCGCCGTCTCGGCGGTGAGTTCGGCGGAGGAGGAGCCGACCTCTTCAG CTGGGGGAATTGAGAATCTGGTAATAATAGGATCAGGTCCAGCAGGATACACAGCAGCAATATATGCGGCTAGAGCCAACCTGAAGCCTGTAGTGTTTGAGGGATTTCAGGTAGGTGGTGTTCCAGGAGGACAACTGATGACCACAACTGAAGTGGAGAACTTCCCCGGCTTTCCAGATGGAATAACGGGTCCGGACTTGATGGATAG GATGAGAAAACAAGCTGAGCGCTGGGGAGCAGAATTATATCAAGAAGACGTGGAATTTATTGATTTGAAAAACAGACCCTTTACTGTGAAAAGTAGTGAAAAAGAA GTAAATTGCCACAGTATTATCTATGCTACTGGAGCTACTGCAAGGAGACTGGGATTGCCTCGAGAAGAAGAATTCTGGTGTAGAGGAATCAGTGCGTGTGCTATTTGTGATGGAGCATCCCCATTGTTTAAAGGCCAGGTCCTTGCTGTGGTTGGGGGAGGTGATACTGCTACTGAGGAAGCTTTGTACTTGACTAAATATGCTCGTCATGTTCACTTACTTGTTCGTAAGGACCATCTAAGGGCATCGAAAGCAATGCAAGATAG AGTACTTTACAATCCAAATATCACCGTCCACTTCAATACAGAAGCAGTGGATGTTGTGAGCAACAACAAAGGGCAGATGTCAGGCATATTGGTCAGAAAGATTGACACAAATGAGGAGTCTGTTTTGGAAGTGAAAGGCTTGTTTTATGGGATAGGTCATTCACCGAATAGCCAGTTATTGGAAGGCCAGGTTGATCTTGACTCCAGTGGCTATGTTTTGGTCGAGGAAGGTTCTGCTAAAACTTCAGTAGAGGGTTTATTTGCCGCTGGTGATGTACAG GATCACGAGTGGAGGCAAGCAGTAACTGCAGCTGGATCAGGATGCATTGCTGCTCTCTCTGTTGAAAGATATCTCACAAGCGAAAATCTACTGATTGAGTTTCACCAG CCTGTTACTGAAGAGGTTAAGAAAGAATTCAGTGATAGAGATGTTCAAGAAGGTTTTGATATCACAATAACAAAGCACAGGGGTCAG TATGCTCTACGGAAGCTGTACCATGAAAGCCCGAGACTTGTAATGGTGCTTTATACATCACCAACATGTGGTCCTTGTAGAACATTGAAACCAATTCTTAGCAAG GTCATAGATGAATTCAACCAGCACGTCCATTTTGTCGAGATTGACATTGAGGAAGATCCAGAGATAGCTGAGGCTGCAGGAATCATGGGCACACCTTGTGTACAatttttcaagaacaaggaaatGATCAG GACTGTATCAGGTGTGAAAATGAAGAAAGAGTACAGAGAATTCATCGAAGCAAACAAATAA